Proteins encoded in a region of the Novibacillus thermophilus genome:
- the spoVB gene encoding stage V sporulation protein B — protein sequence MSKQTFMQGTLILVVSGLINKVLGFIYRISLTRLIGDEGIGLFQMAFPILTLVITLATLGLNVAISKHVSEAEALHDESRIRSILLVSMGIVLITSFVLVTFMVVSAPLIARYALTDQRAIYALMGIAPTIPIVAAAHIFRGYFQGRQNMFPSSAASVIEQVVRIFTVLFFASLLMPYGVEFAAAGGMIGMVVGEFAGLCLMLYHFKKDPSRPLFRHPPAFVRNLPLAQTVRGLFRISMPVTASRLVGHVTYAFEPILVAQSLALAGIATGVATSLYGQLAGMVIPLVYFPSFLTHALSVSLVPAISEAAAVNNDRAVYWRLKQSFRLSLIVGAPAAAVMTVMAEPLCVLIYGNAEAGRLMQLMAPFTLLWYLQGPFAAVLQGLDRAKDAMRNSIIGSVVKSGLIFILGSQPALGIDGVVIAMNTGIVIVTLLHMVSITRLVSFTFDIREIAKVLLAMLITGWICYFSMAVWFEGNSIWWTVPLTLLISGGVYCGCVLFLRLLVQDDVIHIPVVGKYLALLLPKRY from the coding sequence GTGAGCAAGCAGACGTTTATGCAAGGGACACTCATACTCGTCGTCTCCGGACTGATTAACAAGGTGCTCGGATTTATCTACCGGATCTCTTTGACCCGCTTAATCGGCGACGAGGGCATTGGTTTGTTCCAAATGGCGTTCCCGATTTTGACGTTAGTCATCACTCTCGCCACACTAGGGTTGAACGTGGCCATCTCCAAGCACGTGTCCGAAGCGGAAGCCTTGCACGACGAAAGTCGCATTCGTTCGATCTTGCTCGTATCGATGGGCATTGTGCTGATTACGAGCTTCGTTTTAGTGACGTTCATGGTCGTGAGCGCTCCCCTCATCGCCCGCTACGCCTTGACCGATCAGCGCGCTATTTACGCCTTGATGGGGATAGCCCCGACCATCCCCATCGTGGCCGCAGCGCACATCTTTCGCGGGTATTTTCAAGGAAGGCAAAACATGTTCCCCTCTTCCGCCGCCAGCGTCATCGAGCAAGTCGTCCGCATTTTCACTGTTCTGTTTTTCGCCTCACTGCTCATGCCGTACGGTGTGGAATTTGCAGCGGCCGGGGGAATGATTGGGATGGTGGTCGGCGAGTTCGCAGGGCTTTGCCTCATGCTTTACCATTTTAAAAAAGATCCATCCCGCCCCCTCTTTCGCCATCCGCCCGCTTTCGTCCGAAATTTGCCTCTCGCTCAAACGGTGCGAGGACTGTTTCGCATCTCGATGCCGGTCACGGCAAGCCGCCTCGTCGGTCACGTGACGTACGCCTTTGAGCCGATTCTCGTGGCGCAAAGCCTGGCCCTAGCCGGGATCGCCACTGGTGTGGCCACGTCACTGTACGGCCAATTAGCTGGAATGGTCATCCCCCTGGTGTACTTTCCCAGCTTTCTCACTCACGCCCTTTCTGTCTCCCTCGTCCCTGCCATATCGGAAGCGGCTGCGGTGAACAACGACAGGGCCGTGTACTGGAGGCTCAAGCAGTCTTTTCGCCTTTCGCTTATCGTCGGAGCACCTGCAGCCGCTGTGATGACCGTGATGGCGGAGCCGCTGTGTGTGCTCATATACGGCAATGCCGAAGCCGGACGCCTCATGCAGTTGATGGCCCCCTTTACGTTGCTGTGGTACTTACAAGGGCCTTTCGCCGCCGTACTGCAAGGCCTGGACCGGGCAAAGGATGCGATGCGCAACTCGATCATCGGCTCGGTCGTCAAATCCGGACTCATCTTTATCCTCGGCTCGCAACCGGCCCTCGGGATCGACGGTGTCGTGATCGCCATGAATACGGGAATTGTCATTGTCACCCTGCTCCACATGGTTTCGATCACCCGCCTCGTCAGTTTCACCTTCGATATTCGGGAAATTGCCAAAGTTCTCCTCGCGATGCTGATCACCGGGTGGATCTGTTACTTCTCGATGGCCGTCTGGTTTGAAGGCAACAGCATATGGTGGACGGTCCCCTTGACCCTGCTCATTAGCGGAGGCGTCTACTGTGGATGTGTGTTGTTTTTGCGTCTCCTCGTTCAAGATGACGTCATACACATTCCAGTTGTCGGGAAATACCTCGCTCTCCTGCTTCCAAAGCGCTATTAA
- the yajC gene encoding preprotein translocase subunit YajC: MEPNLLTSLLPLILIFAIFYFLLIRPQQKRQKERNAMLQALKKGDKVITIGGIHGTIVDLTEERVTLKVSDTTKMVFERNAVNAVKGEDSE; this comes from the coding sequence ATGGAACCAAACTTATTGACTAGTTTGTTGCCGCTCATTTTGATATTTGCCATCTTTTATTTTTTGCTGATCCGTCCGCAGCAAAAACGGCAAAAAGAACGCAACGCCATGCTGCAAGCGTTGAAAAAAGGTGACAAAGTGATCACGATCGGCGGCATTCACGGCACGATTGTCGATCTCACCGAAGAGAGAGTGACGCTCAAAGTGTCGGACACGACGAAAATGGTGTTTGAGCGTAACGCCGTCAACGCCGTCAAAGGTGAAGACAGTGAATAA
- the ruvC gene encoding crossover junction endodeoxyribonuclease RuvC, translated as MRIMGIDPGIAIVGFGIVDHEGSRLKAVHYGSIQTKAELSTPQRLKHIYDQCTELIHTYKPTVVAVEKLFFNRNVTTAFTVGQARGVIVLAAAEAGVEMTEYTPLQVKQAVVGYGQAEKHQIQQMVKMLLALPETPKPDDVADALGVAICEAHSSKLARQVHSADGRNGGRVT; from the coding sequence TTGCGCATTATGGGAATCGATCCGGGGATTGCCATTGTCGGCTTTGGCATCGTGGATCACGAGGGGAGCCGGTTAAAAGCGGTACATTACGGCAGTATACAGACTAAAGCAGAACTGTCGACACCGCAACGGTTAAAGCACATATACGACCAGTGTACGGAATTGATACACACGTACAAACCGACCGTTGTCGCAGTGGAAAAACTGTTTTTCAACCGGAACGTGACAACGGCTTTTACTGTTGGACAAGCCCGAGGCGTCATCGTGCTCGCGGCGGCGGAGGCCGGTGTGGAGATGACCGAGTACACACCGCTCCAAGTAAAACAAGCGGTTGTCGGTTACGGCCAAGCGGAAAAACACCAGATCCAGCAAATGGTCAAAATGCTACTCGCACTTCCGGAAACTCCAAAACCTGACGATGTCGCCGATGCCCTCGGCGTCGCCATTTGCGAGGCCCATTCGTCAAAATTGGCGCGGCAGGTGCATTCCGCCGACGGGCGAAACGGGGGGCGAGTCACGTGA
- the queA gene encoding tRNA preQ1(34) S-adenosylmethionine ribosyltransferase-isomerase QueA, translated as MDVSQFDFDLPERLIAQTPLAERSESRLLVLRREDGSIRHRRFQDIVEFLQPGDVLVLNDSKVIPARLIGSKADTGAKIELLLLKQLQGDRWETLVKPAKRIKAGTKVVFGQGELVAVAEEEGEAPGGRIFRLEYDGVLMELLNRLGQMPLPPYIKKQLDDPDRYQTVYARHPGSAAAPTAGLHFTPELLNRIEQRGVNIAAITLHVGLGTFRPVTADRVEDHRMHAEYYDVSREAAEAVNKAKANGRRVVAVGTTSCRTLESIADDEGTVYARSGWTDIFIYPGYTFRAVDALITNFHLPKSTLVMLVSAFAGRELTMKSYREAVREEYRFFSFGDAMLII; from the coding sequence GTGGACGTCTCACAATTTGATTTTGATCTTCCTGAACGGCTGATTGCCCAAACGCCACTCGCCGAACGGTCTGAGTCTCGCCTCCTCGTTCTCAGACGGGAGGACGGCTCCATCCGACACAGGCGTTTTCAGGACATTGTGGAATTTCTCCAGCCGGGTGATGTCCTCGTCCTAAATGACAGCAAAGTCATTCCAGCCCGCTTAATCGGGAGCAAAGCGGACACAGGGGCCAAAATAGAGCTGTTGCTTTTAAAACAGTTGCAGGGTGACCGGTGGGAGACGCTGGTGAAACCGGCTAAGCGGATCAAGGCGGGGACAAAAGTCGTCTTCGGCCAGGGAGAATTGGTGGCAGTGGCCGAAGAAGAGGGAGAAGCCCCGGGAGGGCGCATCTTTCGCTTAGAATATGATGGTGTGCTGATGGAGTTGCTCAATCGTTTGGGACAAATGCCGCTCCCACCGTACATCAAGAAACAACTGGACGACCCGGACCGATATCAGACCGTGTACGCGCGCCACCCTGGCTCAGCGGCAGCGCCTACGGCTGGGCTCCATTTTACGCCAGAGCTGTTGAACCGAATCGAACAAAGAGGCGTGAACATCGCCGCGATTACGTTACACGTCGGATTAGGCACTTTTCGCCCAGTCACGGCCGATCGAGTAGAGGATCACCGCATGCACGCCGAGTATTACGACGTGAGCCGCGAGGCGGCTGAAGCGGTCAACAAGGCGAAAGCGAACGGAAGGCGGGTGGTGGCCGTCGGCACGACGTCTTGTCGGACGTTGGAGTCGATTGCCGACGACGAGGGTACGGTTTATGCAAGAAGCGGATGGACGGACATCTTTATCTACCCCGGTTACACCTTTCGTGCTGTTGACGCCCTCATCACCAACTTTCACCTCCCAAAATCCACGTTGGTCATGCTCGTCAGCGCCTTTGCCGGGCGAGAGCTGACGATGAAAAGCTACCGGGAAGCAGTTCGGGAGGAGTACCGTTTTTTCAGTTTCGGCGACGCGATGCTCATCATTTAA
- a CDS encoding post-transcriptional regulator, with amino-acid sequence MHKERWSLKEMGPEIEQLCADKADEFALYGYEHVTSREIWLCVSESYKETLPPLHRLVNDILSLKVTTFMNWMTANAYKGIDL; translated from the coding sequence GTGCACAAAGAGAGATGGTCGTTAAAGGAGATGGGACCGGAGATTGAGCAGTTGTGTGCCGACAAGGCGGACGAGTTCGCGCTGTACGGGTATGAGCATGTGACGAGCCGGGAGATTTGGCTGTGTGTGTCTGAATCATACAAAGAGACACTGCCTCCCCTTCACCGCTTGGTAAACGACATTCTATCGCTGAAAGTGACGACGTTCATGAACTGGATGACCGCCAATGCGTATAAAGGAATCGACCTGTAA
- a CDS encoding DUF421 domain-containing protein codes for MELMTITLRTIFIYFFVLLIMRLMGKREIGKLSVFDLVVSFMIAELAAISIEDTNVTFLRGMVPVIVLMLLQVSMSFLSLKSSKIRKVIEGTPSYLIKNGEIQEQEMAKHRYNIADLLLQLREKNVEKVTDVEHAILETSGKLSVILKEGKQPVTKEEAGVELRGQHHLPVPLIIDGKVQDKRLEEIGQTRFWLKNEVQKQGYKDFKDIFFALYDVSNGELHIDRKQS; via the coding sequence ATGGAACTGATGACGATCACGTTGCGGACCATTTTTATTTATTTTTTTGTTTTGTTGATTATGCGCCTCATGGGAAAACGGGAAATAGGGAAACTTTCGGTCTTTGACCTCGTCGTGTCATTCATGATCGCGGAGTTGGCTGCAATCTCCATCGAAGATACGAACGTCACCTTTCTAAGAGGCATGGTCCCTGTCATCGTTCTGATGCTCTTGCAAGTTTCCATGTCATTTTTGTCGTTAAAAAGTAGCAAAATACGCAAAGTGATTGAGGGAACCCCCAGTTATTTAATTAAAAACGGCGAGATCCAAGAACAAGAGATGGCGAAACACCGCTACAACATAGCCGATTTACTGCTTCAGCTGCGCGAAAAAAACGTAGAGAAAGTGACCGACGTGGAACATGCGATTTTGGAGACGTCCGGAAAACTGAGCGTCATTCTGAAAGAAGGTAAACAACCCGTGACGAAAGAGGAGGCAGGGGTGGAATTGAGAGGTCAGCATCACCTGCCCGTTCCGCTCATCATCGACGGCAAAGTGCAAGACAAACGGTTGGAAGAAATCGGACAGACGCGCTTCTGGCTGAAAAACGAGGTCCAAAAACAGGGGTATAAAGATTTTAAAGACATTTTTTTCGCCTTGTACGATGTTTCAAACGGAGAACTGCACATTGACCGGAAGCAGTCGTGA
- a CDS encoding YebC/PmpR family DNA-binding transcriptional regulator — translation MAGHSKWKNIQHRKNRQDVARGKIFTKLSREIYVAARQGGGDPDTNQRLRLAIQKAKSANMPNDNIERTLKKALGETEGDHYEEITYEGYGPAGVAVLVEVLTDNRNRAAADIRHIFSKQGGNLGEAGCVAWMFERKGVLTVDREKTDLDEDSVMMSALDAGAEDFESSSDSFDITTSVEDFETVKEALENEGVSFTAADITMVPQNTVPLAGEDAKRMLKLMEALEDNDDVQNVYANFDIDDSQLENY, via the coding sequence ATGGCCGGACATTCTAAGTGGAAAAACATCCAACACCGTAAAAATCGGCAGGACGTCGCACGGGGTAAAATATTTACGAAACTGTCGCGGGAAATTTACGTCGCCGCCCGTCAGGGCGGAGGTGATCCCGATACGAACCAGCGGTTGAGATTGGCCATCCAAAAGGCAAAGTCGGCCAACATGCCGAATGACAATATTGAACGCACACTTAAAAAAGCACTGGGCGAGACGGAAGGTGACCATTACGAGGAAATCACTTACGAAGGTTACGGTCCTGCCGGGGTCGCCGTATTGGTAGAAGTACTCACGGACAACCGAAACCGGGCGGCGGCAGACATACGCCACATCTTTTCTAAGCAGGGAGGCAATTTAGGGGAAGCTGGCTGTGTCGCTTGGATGTTTGAGCGCAAGGGCGTGCTCACAGTTGACCGAGAAAAGACCGATTTGGACGAAGACAGTGTGATGATGAGCGCCTTAGATGCAGGCGCAGAAGATTTTGAATCCTCCAGTGACTCTTTTGACATTACGACGTCAGTGGAAGACTTTGAAACTGTCAAGGAAGCGTTGGAGAACGAGGGGGTGTCGTTCACTGCGGCCGACATTACGATGGTGCCGCAAAACACGGTCCCGTTGGCCGGGGAGGACGCCAAGCGCATGCTCAAGTTAATGGAAGCCTTAGAAGACAACGACGATGTGCAAAATGTGTACGCCAACTTCGATATCGACGATTCGCAGTTGGAAAACTATTAA
- a CDS encoding phosphatase PAP2 family protein has translation MFQSMTTITLTTIAVTFLIVLWATHHNPLNTLFRFLSALRHDRLLLFHVLAALAVLLLNKLELKLEQVLHWPLDFTPYVYRLEGAFIPFIQHSFESPLVTAVLTFFYIIVFTSLLVSSLFVYFQQRDCHALYTLLYAIMLNYFIAIPFFLFVPVYETWVYHPDVEFLIPHIYPSFEQEYRAMSGLDNCFPSLHTSMSVTLALIAVRSKSRLFGQIVSVCAGIIVFSIFYLGIHWFLDAVAGTLLALISVKLARHLTLTSVGSHIKAFWVHDKPPSRL, from the coding sequence ATGTTTCAATCGATGACGACCATCACACTGACGACCATCGCCGTGACTTTTCTCATCGTTTTGTGGGCGACACATCACAATCCGCTCAACACCTTGTTCCGCTTTCTTTCGGCACTCAGACACGATCGCCTCCTGCTCTTTCACGTTTTGGCCGCTTTAGCCGTGTTGCTGCTGAACAAATTGGAGCTAAAGCTTGAACAAGTGCTGCATTGGCCACTCGATTTTACACCTTACGTTTACCGGCTGGAGGGAGCGTTCATCCCCTTCATTCAGCACTCCTTTGAGTCACCCCTTGTCACGGCAGTTTTAACATTTTTTTACATTATCGTGTTCACGAGTCTGCTCGTCTCCTCCCTCTTCGTCTATTTTCAACAGCGCGATTGTCACGCGCTGTACACGCTCTTGTACGCCATCATGCTGAATTACTTTATCGCCATCCCCTTTTTCTTGTTCGTTCCGGTGTACGAAACGTGGGTGTACCATCCCGATGTGGAATTTTTGATTCCTCACATTTATCCGTCATTTGAGCAGGAATACCGCGCCATGTCCGGTTTGGACAACTGCTTTCCCAGTTTGCACACGTCCATGTCTGTGACGTTGGCGCTCATCGCCGTCCGTTCCAAAAGCCGCCTATTCGGCCAAATCGTGTCGGTATGTGCGGGGATTATCGTGTTTTCCATCTTCTACCTCGGCATTCACTGGTTTTTAGACGCCGTTGCCGGTACACTCCTCGCCCTCATCTCTGTCAAATTGGCCAGACATCTCACCTTAACCTCAGTCGGAAGTCACATTAAAGCATTCTGGGTGCACGACAAACCACCTTCCCGCCTCTAG
- a CDS encoding TIGR04086 family membrane protein, which translates to MDRFLLRSPLLAGLLTVWLLVVIGALITAFILNYTDVQEQHFNYFSYTINSLALFVGGWIAGRKSGRKGWYFGAVTGGLYAVIVFLIGILAFDTSFDWFNLLHFAGAIAIAALGGMLGVSMRTSA; encoded by the coding sequence ATGGACAGATTTCTCCTGCGCTCCCCGTTACTCGCCGGACTCCTCACCGTTTGGCTACTCGTCGTCATCGGCGCGCTGATTACAGCATTTATTCTCAATTACACCGATGTCCAAGAGCAACACTTTAACTACTTCAGTTACACGATCAACAGTTTGGCACTTTTCGTCGGCGGATGGATCGCCGGCCGCAAGAGCGGTCGCAAAGGGTGGTATTTCGGTGCCGTAACCGGCGGTCTTTACGCCGTCATCGTGTTTCTCATCGGCATCCTCGCCTTTGACACTTCGTTCGACTGGTTCAATCTCTTGCACTTCGCCGGGGCTATTGCAATTGCCGCACTGGGAGGAATGTTGGGGGTGAGCATGCGAACGTCGGCGTAG
- the ruvA gene encoding Holliday junction branch migration protein RuvA: protein MIDFIDGEIVYITPAAVVVKAGGIGYRVISANPYAFGSEGEKARIFTYQYIREDVMALYGFKTKQERELFCQLLDVSGIGPKGALAIIGSGQPAEVVQAIYEENIRFLTRLPGIGKKTAQRIILDLKDKLELDVWLKDAIDTGRPIEPQWAAKGDPGPAGEAIEALIHLGYNEKEAKRAVAEALQASSAQDVPVDVLIRKALKTFL from the coding sequence GTGATCGACTTCATTGACGGCGAAATTGTGTACATCACTCCCGCTGCTGTGGTGGTGAAAGCTGGAGGGATTGGGTATCGCGTAATCAGTGCCAATCCTTATGCGTTTGGCAGCGAAGGGGAAAAGGCGCGCATTTTCACCTATCAATACATACGCGAAGATGTAATGGCACTGTACGGGTTCAAAACGAAACAAGAGCGCGAATTGTTCTGTCAGCTGTTGGACGTTTCAGGGATCGGTCCCAAAGGCGCCCTGGCCATCATCGGATCCGGTCAGCCGGCGGAAGTCGTCCAAGCTATCTATGAGGAAAACATCCGGTTTCTGACGCGTTTGCCCGGCATCGGAAAAAAGACAGCCCAGCGGATCATTTTAGATTTAAAAGATAAGTTGGAATTGGACGTCTGGTTAAAGGACGCGATTGATACGGGCCGTCCAATCGAGCCCCAATGGGCGGCAAAAGGAGACCCAGGGCCGGCAGGTGAAGCGATTGAAGCCCTCATCCACCTCGGATATAATGAGAAAGAGGCAAAACGCGCTGTGGCAGAGGCTCTACAGGCTTCCAGTGCACAAGACGTGCCGGTGGACGTACTGATTAGGAAGGCATTGAAGACATTTTTGTAA
- the tgt gene encoding tRNA guanosine(34) transglycosylase Tgt: MAIRYELLKTCHQTGARLGRLHTPHGIVETPAFMPVGTLATVKAMSPEELEEMDAQIILSNTYHLFLRPGHEVVAAAGGLHRFMHWNRPILTDSGGFQVFSLSKLRHITEDGVTFRSHISGEPLFIGPEKAMEIQNALGSDIIMAFDECAPYPAEREYVETSLERTTRWAERCLKAHKRPDEQALFGIVQGGVYRDLRERSARSLTALDFPGYAIGGLSVGEPKEIMYDVLEYTVPLLPDTKPRYLMGVGSPDALVEGAVRGIDMFDCVLPTRIARNGTTMTSRGRLVVRNAKYARDFSPLDPACDCYTCRNYTRAYIRHLIKSDEILGLRLTTYHNLYFLLRLMENVRQAIREDRLRNFRDEFFAQYYGQNSHKPF; this comes from the coding sequence TTGGCCATACGATACGAGTTACTGAAGACGTGTCACCAGACCGGGGCCCGCTTGGGGCGCTTACATACACCTCACGGCATTGTGGAGACACCTGCGTTTATGCCGGTCGGCACACTCGCAACGGTTAAAGCGATGAGCCCGGAAGAACTGGAAGAAATGGACGCTCAGATCATTTTGAGCAATACGTACCACCTGTTTTTGCGTCCGGGCCATGAAGTCGTCGCGGCAGCAGGCGGACTGCACCGCTTTATGCACTGGAACCGCCCCATTTTGACGGACAGCGGCGGCTTTCAAGTGTTCAGTCTCAGCAAGTTGCGTCACATTACGGAAGACGGGGTCACCTTTCGTTCCCACATCAGCGGTGAACCGCTGTTCATCGGGCCGGAAAAAGCGATGGAGATACAAAACGCCCTCGGCAGTGACATCATCATGGCGTTTGACGAGTGTGCACCGTACCCGGCTGAACGGGAGTACGTCGAAACGTCCCTTGAACGGACAACCCGTTGGGCGGAACGATGCCTGAAGGCCCACAAGCGTCCGGACGAACAAGCGCTGTTCGGGATCGTCCAAGGTGGCGTGTACCGGGATTTGCGCGAACGGAGTGCGAGAAGTCTGACAGCCCTCGACTTTCCCGGCTATGCCATCGGAGGGTTGTCCGTCGGAGAGCCGAAAGAGATCATGTACGATGTCTTGGAATATACGGTTCCCCTTCTGCCAGATACGAAACCTCGTTACTTGATGGGAGTCGGTTCACCTGATGCCCTTGTAGAAGGAGCCGTACGTGGCATCGACATGTTTGACTGTGTCCTTCCGACACGTATTGCCCGCAACGGGACGACGATGACGAGCCGGGGGCGGCTCGTCGTCCGGAACGCGAAGTACGCGCGGGATTTCAGTCCGTTGGACCCGGCGTGTGACTGTTACACGTGCCGCAACTACACGAGAGCCTACATCCGTCACTTAATCAAGTCAGACGAGATTTTGGGATTGCGGTTAACGACTTACCACAACTTGTACTTCTTGTTGCGGCTCATGGAAAACGTACGCCAAGCGATACGGGAAGACCGGTTACGGAACTTTCGGGATGAGTTTTTTGCCCAATATTACGGGCAAAATTCACATAAACCTTTTTAG
- a CDS encoding DUF2905 domain-containing protein: MNEITKLLIGAGVLLIMVGLLWQVGGKFLNLGRLPGDIVVEKENFRFYFPIVTCIVISVVLSLILGLFRFFR, from the coding sequence ATGAACGAAATTACGAAACTGTTAATAGGAGCCGGAGTGTTGCTCATCATGGTCGGGTTGCTCTGGCAGGTCGGCGGAAAGTTTTTAAATCTCGGCCGTCTGCCAGGGGACATTGTAGTGGAGAAGGAGAACTTCCGCTTCTACTTTCCGATTGTCACCTGTATCGTCATCAGCGTCGTGCTCTCCCTTATTTTAGGGTTGTTCCGCTTTTTCCGCTGA
- the ruvB gene encoding Holliday junction branch migration DNA helicase RuvB, whose product MKERMITTQLTTEDEQVEASLRPRYLNEYIGQSHTKETLHIFIEAAKQRKEALDHVLLYGPPGLGKTTLSAIIANELGVNLQTTSGPAIERPGDLAAILTNLQQGDVLFIDEIHRLHRSVEEVLYPAMEDFALDIVIGKGPSARSVRLDLPPFTLVGATTRAGALSSPLRDRFGVVCRLDYYSVDDLTKIVYRSAEILGVEIHGNGAEEIALRSRGTPRVVIRLLKRVRDYVQVKGDGIITEEMAKEALEILQVDKLGLDQVDHKLLMSIMEKFQGGPVGLDTIAAMIGEESQTVEDVYEPYLLQIGFLQRTPRGRVVTANCYKHFGLEMPS is encoded by the coding sequence TTGAAAGAGCGAATGATTACGACGCAGTTGACAACAGAAGACGAACAGGTAGAGGCGAGTCTTCGCCCGCGGTATTTGAACGAGTACATCGGACAATCTCACACGAAGGAAACATTACACATTTTTATCGAGGCGGCGAAACAGCGGAAGGAAGCGTTGGACCACGTGCTGCTGTACGGACCGCCCGGCCTGGGAAAAACGACGTTGTCCGCCATTATTGCCAACGAACTGGGTGTCAATCTGCAGACGACATCCGGACCGGCCATCGAGCGGCCTGGCGATTTGGCAGCCATTTTGACCAACTTGCAACAGGGGGATGTGCTGTTCATTGATGAAATACACCGCTTGCACCGGAGTGTGGAAGAGGTGTTGTATCCGGCGATGGAAGACTTCGCCCTGGACATCGTGATCGGCAAAGGTCCGAGTGCCCGATCGGTCCGTCTCGACTTGCCGCCGTTTACGCTTGTCGGCGCCACGACACGGGCGGGTGCTCTCTCTTCTCCGCTTCGTGATCGGTTTGGCGTCGTCTGTCGGCTGGACTACTACTCGGTTGACGACCTGACAAAAATCGTTTACCGCTCGGCGGAAATTTTGGGTGTTGAAATTCACGGAAACGGCGCTGAAGAAATTGCCCTCCGATCCCGCGGAACCCCCCGGGTCGTCATCCGTCTCTTAAAACGCGTGCGTGACTACGTACAAGTAAAAGGGGACGGGATTATAACGGAGGAGATGGCCAAGGAAGCGTTAGAAATTCTCCAAGTGGACAAACTAGGGCTAGACCAGGTCGATCATAAACTGCTCATGTCCATCATGGAGAAATTTCAAGGAGGCCCTGTCGGACTGGACACCATTGCCGCGATGATTGGGGAAGAGTCGCAAACGGTCGAAGATGTGTACGAGCCGTATTTGTTACAGATCGGGTTCTTGCAAAGGACGCCCCGCGGTCGCGTCGTGACTGCCAACTGTTACAAACACTTCGGATTGGAGATGCCGTCATGA